One Fusarium musae strain F31 chromosome 6, whole genome shotgun sequence DNA segment encodes these proteins:
- a CDS encoding hypothetical protein (EggNog:ENOG41), which yields MASEPRQYHPLTCHGHSRPVPHIAFSGFEKETEKEIEKKTDSFFLISACKDGNPMLRNGMTGDWIGTFIGHKGAVWQARLSPDTCSAATASADFTAKIWDTYSGELLYTLQHDHIVRAIAYPPDNSDLIATGGFEKKLRIFDLSELSSTGSPATIPASAGFEIGEGVHTGSIKFICWTQDPNIVVTASDKTIRWLDLPSRACIRHEVLDGDIKSCEMVSLDSQYTSPNDIGGGLPVLAVAAGKTAYFWGGRNAMDELKRFPLSYTIASVALDLKGRKLVVGEEPGTWAKVIRYDDGKELDVHKGHHGPIWSIAFSPDGKMYATGSEDGTIKLWKNCEGFYGLWRGGGERVAE from the exons ATGGCTTCCGAACCTCGACAATACCATCCTCTGACCTGCCACGGCCATTCCCGACCCGTTCCTCATATCGCCTTCTCTGGCTTCGAGAAGGAaactgagaaggagatcgagaagaagaccgaCAGCTTCTTTCTGATCTCTGCCTGCAAAG ATGGCAACCCCATGCTTCGAAACGGTATGACTGGCGATTG GATCGGCACTTTCATCGGTCACAAGGGTGCTGTTTGGCAAGCTAGACTGAGCCCTGATACCTGCAGCGCAGCGACTGCATCGGCCGATTTCACAGC CAAAATTTGGGATACCTACTCGGGTGAATTACTCTATACGCTTCAACACGATCACATTGTCCGTGCGATTGCCTACCCCCCCGACAACTCGGACCTTATCGCAACCGGTGGtttcgagaagaagctgcgcATTTTTGATCTCTCAGAGCTGTCTTCTACTGGGTCCCCTGCTACAATCCCCGCCTCTGCTGGCTTCGAGATCGGGGAAGGCGTTCATACCGGTTCGATCAAGTTCATTTGCTGGACCCAGGACCCTAACATTGTTGTGACCGCATCCGACAAGACAATCCGATGGCTCGACCTGCCCAGCCGGGCCTGCATCCGACACGAAGTTCTTGATGGAGACATCAAGTCTTGCGAGATGGTGTCACTGGATTCCCAGTATACCTCTCCTAACGACATTGGCGGTGGATTACCTGTTCtcgctgtcgctgctggAAAGACGGCGTACTTCTGGGGTGGTCGCAATGCCATGGATGAGCTCAAGCGCTTTCCTCTGAGCTACACTATCGCTAGTGTTGCACTCGATCTCAAGGGTCGCAAGCtagttgttggtgaggagCCTGGCACATGGGCCAAGGTTATCCGATACGACGATGGAAAGGAGCTCGATGTACACAAAGGACATCACGGACCTATCTGGTCAATTGCATTCTCGCCCGATGGCAAGATGTATGCTACAGGATCGGAGGATGGTACCATCAAGCTTTGGAAGAATTGTGAGGGCTTCTACGGGCTCTGGCGTGGAGGCGGGGAGAGAGTCGCAGAATAG
- a CDS encoding hypothetical protein (EggNog:ENOG41) — protein sequence MFNLTYPSDASRKATKKVLRVMSSLKSTLLSTLSKTPKQHLKEQKPRYQLCSNPSITITDAETGEEWEFIDPDELDGDLPNSDNTRTLREELELNAREQDDLLQRDMLSVRQNSPVPVEQKSFQQRQHLLDVDRIYSSFLPPNRALIPFLSHPRHHFHPDTLRSPPLTNTSSHRILDPSRHLYYQATYTATFFAIQGPLSHHQQQTHATSTEATDTMGMKMPSDPSFEWPAECTKPSMFSMLVKKVTSLIKGPSNEDRDRELKDQEEKDREVKEGVVVQPEDATEPWEVVPSVKDDPWSVVVKSRSVLTEYEDSGANRQIQYERTYQYEFDRRVMEADRLALREANKRATK from the exons ATGTTTAATCTCACATATCCCTCCGACGCCAGCCGCAAGGCCACCAAGAAAGTCTTGCGCGTTATGTCGAGCCTCAAAAGTACACTCTTGTCAACCCTCTCCAAGACTCCCAAGCAGCATctcaaggagcagaagcCCAGGTACCAACTATGCAGCAACCCCAGCATAACTATTACAGATGCGGAGACCGGCGAAGAGTGGGAGTTCATCGATCCTGATGAACTCGATGGTGATCTCCCGAACAGCGACAACACTCGCACTTTGAGAGAGGAACTCGAGCTCAATGCGCGCGAACAGGATGATCTCCT ACAGAGAGACATGCTGTCTGTTCGACAAAActcgccagtgccagtggAACAGAAGAGCTTCCAACAGCGGCAGCATCTCCTCGATGTTGACCGTATATATTCTTCATTTCTCCCCCCTAACCGGGCTCTCATTCCTTTCCTCagccatcctcgacatcactTCCATCCGGACACCTTGAGATCACCACCACTTACCAACACCAGCTCACACCGAATTTTGGACCCTTCGAGACACTTGTACTATCAGGCTACCTACACGGCAACCTTCTTCGCCATCCAAGGACCTCTcagtcatcaccaacaacaaacacaCGCAACCTCAACCGAAGCAACCGACACCATGGGTATGAAGATGCCATCCGACCCTTCCTTCGAGTGGCCTGCGGAATGCACAAAGCCCAGCATGTTCTCCATGctggtcaagaaggtcaCCTCCCTGATCAAGGGCCCTTCGAACGAGGACAGGGATCGCGAGCTGAAGGACCAAGAGGAAAAGGACCGGGAGGTGAAAGAGGGCGTAGTCGTCCAGCCTGAGGATGCTACGGAGCCTTGGGAAGTCGTCCCCAGCGTCAAGGACGACCCTTGGAGCGTCGTTGTGAAGTCTCGCAGCGTGCTCACCGAGTACGAAGACAGCGGTGCCAACCGCCAGATCCAGTACGAACGTACTTACCAGTACGAGTTTGATCGCCGGGTCATGGAGGCCGACCGCCTCGCTCTCCGTGAAGCTAACAAGCGCGCTACGAAGTAG
- a CDS encoding hypothetical protein (BUSCO:EOG09261B3Q), translated as MTDFKLSAQLVGHESDVRAATFPSPDTVLTASRDCSVRIWRRTQASPPNFDATLVSRGSEYVNSISFFPPSSEHPDGYVVSGGKDTIIEVKSPKASSSDNAERLLIGHSHNVCTLDVSSDGKYLVSGGWDGQARVWSPQKWETELSLSGHESMAVWSVVAFDDHTVVTGCADKNIRIFDLRQSTAGEVSPSSIIHTPDVVRALCRVPNGHPSGADIASASNDGTIRLWKLNGQQVAELHGHESFVYCLASLPTGELVSSGEDRTVRIWKGTECVQTITHPAISVWTVAANPETGDIVTGASDSIARVFTRSPDRTADQATLTEFEESVKASSIPQQQVGGVNKEKLPGPEFLTSKAGTKEGQVQMIKEDNGNVTAHTWSVSQQQWINVGTVVDAVASTGKKVEYQGKMYDYVFDVDIEDGKPPLKLPYNLSENPYERATKFLGDNELPLSYLDNVANFITENTKGATLGQTSEPSGPDPLGTESRYRPGENTQPKVLPQKDYLSITAAKYEAIFNKILTVNKNMISSGRKDAALNPSDESVLSELRAALESNKPVPQTALPLLVRILTQWPYSDRLAGLDLLRCVAKYPLVAQFSDPTAGSLLDLAFASSLPKGETPNENAAMMGLRTLANIFSTANGRSIVSAQSDEAISFLERIVGVSSEPIGPFNRNVLIAATTAAINLSVLVHRERLLTPDQRRRLAILLGTILSRDGQTDSEVLYRALVALGTLLSASKAEAANLGIKGWIQSAAGRSSEERVKSVAAECAKVAP; from the exons ATGACCGACTTCAAGCTGTCGGCGCAATTGGTCGGGCACGAATCCGAT GTTCGAGCCGCAACCTTCCCCTCTCCCGATACCGTCTTAACCGCCTCCCGCGATTGCAGCGTCCGCATATGGCGCCGCACCCAAGCATCTCCCCCGAACTTCGACGCAACCCTGGTCAGCCGTGGTTCCGAATACGtcaactccatctccttcttccctCCGTCCAGTGAGCACCCAGATGGCTACGTTGTCTCTGGTGGCAAGGATACCATCATCGAAGTCAAGTCCCCCAAAGCTTCCAGCTCCGATAACGCCGAACGCCTCTTGATCGGCCACTCTCACAACGTTTGCACGCTCGACGTCTCATCCGACGGCAAATACTTGGTATCAGGCGGCTGGGATGGTCAGGCGCGGGTATGGAGCCCTCAGAAATGGGAAACAGAGCTCTCGTTGAGCGGCCACGAAAGCATGGCCGTCTGGAGCGTTGTTGCATTCGATGATCACACAGTAGTGACTGGTTGTGCCGACAAGAACATCCGTATCTTTGATCTGCGGCAGTCTACCGCCGGTGAGGTGTCGCCAAGCTCTATCATACACACACCTGACGTTGTCCGCGCCCTCTGTCGTGTACCCAACGGTCACCCCAGTGGTGCAGACATTGCGAGCGCAAGCAATGACGGAACAATCCGCCTGTGGAAGCTGAATGGTCAACAAGTCGCCGAGCTGCATGGACACGAAAGCTTTGTTTACTGTTTGGCCAGTCTCCCGACAGGTGAGCTGGTCAGTTCGGGAGAAGATCGTACCGTCAGGATATGGAAGGGTACCGAATGTGTACAGACAATCACACATCCCGCCATTTCGGTATGGACCGTCGCTGCGAACCCCGAGACCGGCGATATCGTTACGGGTGCTAGCGACAGCATTGCCCGCGTCTTTACACGAAGTCCCGACCGTACTGCCGACCAAGCGACACTCACGGAGTTTGAGGAGTCTGTCAAGGCGTCATCGATCCCTCAGCAGCAAGTCGGGGGTGTcaacaaggagaagctcccTGGCCCTGAGTTCCTGACCAGTAAAGCGGGTACAAAGGAGGGACAAGTTCAGATGATTAAGGAGGATAACGGAAATGTTACTGCTCATACATGGTCGGTGAGCCAACAGCAATGGATCAACGTCGGTACTGTCGTTGATGCTGTCGCCAGCACTGGCAAAAAGGTTGAGTACCAAGGAAAGATGTATGACTACGTTTTTGATGTCGATATTGAGGATGGCAAGCCTCCTCTAAAGCTCCCTTACAACCTCTCTGAGAACCCTTACGAGCGAGCCACCAAGTTCTTGGGCGACAATGAGCTACCGCTCTCGTACCTTGACAACGTGGCCAACTTCATTACCGAAAACACCAAGGGAGCTACTCTTGGTCAAACTTCAGAGCCAAGCGGACCTGATCCTCTGGGCACTGAATCCCGATACCGACCTGGTGAGAACACCCAGCCCAAGGTGCTCCCTCAGAAGGACTATCTCAGTATTACAGCAGCCAAATACGAAG ccatcttcaacaaaatCTTGACCGTCAACAAGAACATGATCTCGTCGGGTCGCAAAGACGCAGCCTTGAATCCATCCGATGAATCTGTACTGTCAGAGCTGCGCGCTGCGCTTGAGTCTAACAAACCTGTTCCCCAAACAGCCCTGCCTCTTCTTGTCCGCATCCTTACACAATGGCCCTACTCAGACCGTCTCGCcggtcttgatctccttcgCTGTGTCGCGAAGTACCCTCTTGTCGCTCAATTCTCTGACCCTACCGCTGGCTCCCTTCTCGACCTCGCTTTCGCGTCCTCTCTACCCAAGGGCGAAACTCCCAATGAGAACGCTGCCATGATGGGTCTGCGTACCCTCGCCAACATCTTCTCCACTGCAAATGGCCGCTCGATTGTTAGTGCTCAATCGGACGAGGCCATTTCGTTCCTGGAGCGTATCGTTGGTGTTTCCTCGGAACCCATCGGGCCGTTCAATCGCAATGTCCTCATCGCTGCTACAACCGCAGCAATCAACCTCTCAGTGCTCGTCCATCGCGAGCGCCTCCTCACACCCGACCAGCGTCGCCGTCTCGCTATCCTTCTCGGGACGATCCTCTCCCGTGATGGTCAAACAGACTCGGAGGTTCTATACCGCGCCCTGGTGGCGCTGGGCACACTGCTCTCCGCATCAAAGGCGGAGGCGGCTAATCTCGGTATCAAGGGGTGGATCCAGAGTGCTGCTGGACGAAGTTCAGAAGAGCGTGTCAAGTCTGTCGCGGCCGAGTGCGCTAAGGTCGCTCCATGA
- a CDS encoding hypothetical protein (EggNog:ENOG41) gives MRTSAFISVLLATIVSAHSVITYPGWRGNNLITNATFPYGMQWIYPCGGHNVTTNRTYWPTRGGAVAFQPGWFRGHETAFAYVNMGFGDDGPDGGPANMTNPVVPMFQILGPTNNPFPGTICLPQVPLPKNTTVKAGDKATIQVVELAVHGAALYSCVDIIFAEPGDKRIAEVNETNCFNSTDIGFAEVYTITTKQSGSDAYVSESGATQTLRQLNLAGWLPLVAAGAYALFA, from the exons ATGAGGACGTCGGCATTCATCTCGGTCCTCCTCGCGACAATCGTGTCAGCACACAGCGTGATCACCTATCCCGGCTGGCGAGGAaacaacctcatcaccaacgcaACATTTCCCTACGGCATGCAATGGATCTACCCAT GCGGTGGTCACAATGTCACGACAAACAGAACATACTGGCCCACAAGAGGCGGCGCTGTCGCTTTCCAGCCCGGCTGGTTCCGTGGCCACGAGACAGCCTTCGCCTACGTGAACATGGGCTTTGGCGACGATGGTCCTGACGGCGGCCCTGCAAACATGACAAACCCGGTCGTCCCCATGTTCCAGATCCTCGGTCCCACCAACAATCCATTCCCAGGAACAATCTGTCTTCCTCAGGTGCCTCTGCCCAAGAACACGACTGTAAAGGCAGGCGACAAGGCTACAATCCAAGTTGTAGAACTAGCTGTTCACGGCGCAGCTCTGTACTCT TGcgtcgacatcatcttcgcTGAACCAGGAGACAAGAGAATCGCCGAAGTCAACGAGACAAACTGCTTCAACTCCACCGACATCGGCTTCGCAGAGGTCTACACCATCACGACCAAGCAGTCCGGCTCCGACGCCTACGTTAGCGAATCCGGCGCGACACAAACACTGCGCCAGCTGAACCTCGCAGGCTGGCTACCGCTCGTGGCAGCCGGTGCATATGCCCTGTTTGCGtga